ATGAAGTCATTCTATAGTGTGATTGCTATGCTGTTAGTGGCTCATTTGATATACGGACAGAATAACACCAATCAACAAGAAATAATAACACAATCTTCAACAACAACATCATCAGATAAAATATCCACTTCAGGAAAACAAATACCAGGATTTATATTTGTTCAGGGCGGCAGCTTCACCATGGGAGATACAAGAGGTAAGGGATGTGAAGATGAGTTGCCAACCCATATAGACACCCTGAACTCTTTTTACATAGGCAAATTTGAGGTCACCCAAAAGGAGTTTTCCAAGTATATGGCGCCGGATATAAAACCAGATACAACCTGGACAATCAAATATGGCTTGGGGGCTAACTATCCTGCTTATAATGTCTCTTGGTATGCCATCCTGAAATACTGCAACTTGCGCAGCGTGAAAGAGGAGCTAGCTCCCTGCTACAGAATCGGTGGAAGCACTAATCCCAACGATTGGGGCTCTATCCCCACTTTTAAAGACTCCATCTGGGACGCTGTCATCTGCGATTGGAACGCCAATGGTTACAGATTGCCGACCGAGGCGGAATGGGAGTATGCAGCCCGCGGGGCAACAAATGAACCGGATTATCTTTACAGTGGTTCGGACAAAATAGAATACGTGGCATGGTATTTAGATAATTCTGAAGACACCAGTCATCCTGTCGGGGAAAAAAAAGACAATAGCATTGGCATTTATGACATGAGTGGCAACATCTGGGAATGGTGCTGGGACAGGTATTCAGACTCTTACTACAGAAGCAGTCCGCGGAACAATCCGGTTGGTCCCAGCAGCGGGTTGTCTCGGGTGTTTCGCGGCGGTGGCTGGAACTACAATGCTAGCCTTTGCAGGGTGGCGAATCGTGCCGACGGAGCTCCGTACGAAAGCTACATATTCGTTGGCTTCCGCGTCTGTAGATCGGCCCCATAATATTATGAGTTTGTATCTTTATTCCTGAAGGTACAAACAATAAAAACATGAATCAAGAACCGTTACCCCTCCCCGAAAGTGCAGTTTAGGGGGGGTAACGGTTCGGGCTATGGGACCAGTTTCTTTTGATACTTTTTCTTTCCCAAAAAGTTGCTGGTAAGCTGCTGAAAATCGTCATAACTGCACAATGATCCACTTTTTGTGCTCCTTTTCAACCCATTTTACTCATTTTCCAGCCTAATTCGCAGCAGCTGTACGGTTTTTCCTATGGACGGACTTATCTTTCACTACTTTTTCCACGGCTCGCCAAATCACAGCCTAGCGTACATCGAAAGCAATGAGCATGGACGACAGGATAAACCGCGGAAACGAAGGTAGGATATATAGAAGCACTCAGTCTTTGTTGCCGTCGATGCTCGTTCCTTGCTCGACGCCAGCTTTTGGCCGGGGTGAAGCGACACCGACTGGCCGTTAGGGCCCTGACCTGTGTCCCGGATGCGCCTCCCGCATAATGCCCGTATTTGATGCGAGGATTATACGGGAGGCAGGGGAGAGGGATAAGCGCAGGCGCTCAGGGCCTGACTGGCAGGATAGAATGGCGGGCAGGGGTTTATAGTGCTATATTGGCTTTATTTCAAGCCGGGTGGGTCAGGATGGTATGCGGCTCAGGGCTTGGTCGAGATCGGCGATGAGGTCTTCCGCGGCTTCGATGCCCACGGAGTAGCGCACCAGGTCATCTGTGATGCCTGCCAGGAGTTTGGCTTCCGCGCTTACTTTGGCGTGGGTCATTGAGGCGGGATGCTGGATCAGGGTTTCCACCCCACCCAGGGACACGGCCAGAGCCGCCAGATGAACGTTGTCCATCAGGATCCGGCCGGCTTCGAAACCGCCTTTGAGGCCAAAACTTATCATCGCGCCTGGACCGGACTGCTGTTTCAGGGCCAGTTCGCGCTGAGGATGGGAGGCCAGGCCGGGATAACGAACCCAAGCCACGGCGGGGTGTTTTTCCAGATAATCCGCGATCATGGTGGCGTTGGCCTGGGCGCGTTCCAACCTTAGGGAGAGGGTTTTCAGCCCCCGGGAAACCAGAAAGGCCTGATGGGGGTCCATGCTGGGGCCAAGGCTGGTCATCACGTTGTACATCAGGGTATGGTCGGCGGCAGTTTTGGCCACGATAACGCCGCCCACAACGTCAGCATGGCCGTTGATGAATTTGGTGACCGAATGCAGCACGACGTCCGCCCCCAGCTCCAGAGGCCGCTGCAGGTAGGGCGAGCAGAAGGTGTTGTCCACCACCAGCCTGATCCCGCGTTCGCGGCAGAGCTCCGCGCAGGCGGAGATGTCGGTGAGGGTGATGGTTGGATTGGCAGGGGTTTCCACATAAAGCAGTCTGGTATTGGGACGGAGGGCGGCTTCCACCCTGGTCAGGTCGCTGGTATCCACAAAGCTGGCCTGCACTCCGAAGCGGGAAAGATGGTTCTCCAGGACGCTCCGGGAAGCACCGTAAACGGCATCCGTGGAAACAATGTGCGCCCCGGCGGAGAGGAAAGACATATAGATAGTTGTGACCGCCCCCATTCCGCTGGCCAGGGCGATTCCTCCGAAACCTCCTTCCAGGATGGCCACGGCGTCTTCCAGAGCCCGCACGGTCGGATTTCCCAAGCGGGTGTAGATGTAGCCGTCACTTTCGCCGGCAAAGCAATCGGCGCCATTCTGGGCGTTTTCGAAAGCGAAGGTCGAGGTTTGGTATATCGGCGTCACCACCGCTTTCAGGGGATCAGGTTTCTGGCCGCCATGGACCAGGGAGGTTTCGAATCGGGGCTTTTGGTTCATTATAATTCCTTACTATGTTTGAGCTTATTCCACCGGCAGGAAATTGAGGAAGGCGTTGATGCCCAGGGTGGAGATGACGGTGCCGATCAGCACACTGATGACGATGAGGATCTTGAAATAGTCCTGGGCTTTGAGCATGGCCACCAGTTCCAGGTTTCGGGAAAGGTAGGCCGAAGCGGCATAAAACTCTTCACCGATGAGGGTATAATCGCAGGTGGTGATGAAGAACGGGATTTGGGTGATGGCGTCGGAACCGGCAATTTGGATGGCGCCGCTCTGGTTGCCGGTTTCTGTCATCAGCAGGGCTTCCGCGTAGAAATAGCCCATGTAGAAGATGGTGGCAACCTTTTCGCGGACGGTGATGCCATTCACGGCCGCGCAGAAAGCGAACTGGGTGTCTGAAACGAAGAAGATGTCGTCCTGGTTGTAGGCGTCGGGCCGGCCGGCTTCGTTGTAGGCGGTCAGCACCATTTCCTGGGCCAGCGGGAGCACCAGATAGTCCACCTGGGGTGAGATGAGCCGGATGTCGTATTCCGCGGTTTTGCCGCCGATCTTGTTGAGGATCATCATGGCCGAGATAGTGCAGGGGTCGCCCAGGGTGCCCCAGCCGGGCACAAACATCACGGGACGGCCCATTTCGGTGGCGCGGCCCACGGCGTTGTCCAGCTCTTCCAAACCTGCGATGGGACGGATGTAGAGGTCCTTGCGCCTGGCCTGGAAGATGGCGTAAACCACCATCAGGCCAAGGATGATGGAGGCGATCAGGGTGGCCAGTTTGGTTTTGTCGAACCACTCCCCTTTCGGGTGCAGCGGAGTTTCGATCCCCGGTCCGGTGGGCTTGAGTTCAGGCTGGTCGGTCTCATCGGCCCAGAGGCCTTTGCCGTTGGTGGCCAGCATCTTATATTGGTAGGCGCGGGAATTGCGGTCCAGCTCATTCAGCATAACGCGGCGCCAGGCTTTGTCGCTGCCGGCTTTAACGCCGGCGAGATAGGCCGGATGTCCTTTGATGTAAGCCAGTTCAGCCTCGCTGGCCTGAAGTTCCTGCGCCTTTTCCGAAAGCGAATCGCCCGGGGCCACGGTCTGTTTCAGCTTGGCGATGCTGGCGGCCAGGTCTTTCAGATAATCCTCCGTGTCCTTTTTATAGAGGCTGGGGGACAAAGCCACGCCGGAAGCGGGGTCCACGGCCACAGTGAAATGCGGGTCCGTGAGCACCAGGCCGGTTTTGGGGTCAACCTTGCTGATCAGCGGATTCTGGGTATCCACGTAGGGCACCAGATGCTCATAAAAACGGCTCAGGGCACCGATACGCATGCCAGGGCTGTATGATCCGCTCAGGTTGTTTTTGCTGAAAATGTCGTAGTAAAGGTGGTTCAATTCCTGCCCGGCACTGGTGACCTTGCCTCCGTTGAAACGGAAGGCCTGGGGATCGTAGTTCACCTGCTGGCTGATGGGCGGGCCGGGGAAATTCTTTTCGCCCTGAATTTCGGTGAAAACCTCCACATTGAAGCCAATCTCGGGATTCCTGCCCTTGGGGAATTTCACGCGGATGATCTTGTCCGGATAGCTTTCTCTCACTTCATTCAAAACCTTGCCATCGGCATCTAGGAAGCGGAGCTTGAGCCTGGAAACCTTTTGATGGCCATTTTCGGCGATTTCATAGTTCACCCGCAGCCTGGTTCTGGCCTTGTTCAGCCAGGAAGCCTGGGTAACGAAGGCGAAGGGGCGGCCGAAGGAAAAGATGATGTTGTCGCCCTTGTCATAAACTTTTTCCACGACCTGGTAATCAGGCAGCTTGGGCAGGTCCGCCGAGCTTTTTATCTGCAGCTTTTCACCCAGGGACGCGGCCTGGAAGGATTCCTGGCGGAGGCCGTCCTCCGACGACCAGTAATTGGCATAGGTGAGAACCGGCACCCAGTTGACCAGTTCCTCCGGGGAAGGAATGTTTGTCCCGGCCTCGGTGAGGTCCACTTTGTCGTAAAAGCTTTGGGACCAATAGTCAGGCTCCATCTGGTGCACGAGGATCGAGCCTCTTTGCCAGTTGGCGATGAACACGCTGTCCGGAGCGGCGGCGTTGGCTATTTGGTCCTCGCGGAACTGGGGCAGCAGGCTGCGGGGCATCAGCCAGGCTTCCCAGGCCACGATGTTGTTGCTACCCAAAGGCGGTGACCACTCGAAGCGAAGTTCGTTCCTATCAGTCAGATAGGAGGTGTGCAGCACCGCGGTGGAATCGGGACGGTTGTTCACCGGCACCACTTTCCGCACCGGGGTGGCAGGCAGGAACCTGCCCGTTTCGGTAACGGGAACCACGCAGTAGTAATAGCTGTGTTCAGCCTTGGGATTGGCATAGAGGTTGTTGAACTGGTTAAGCCGGTAGCCGGCGTAGATTTCTTTGGAATCACCCTGGCCAATTTCCACGCGTTTGGAGCTGTTGTAGTATTTGGAAGCTTTGATATCGCCGATGACATCGTAGTGTTTGAGCATTTCGCCCAGGATCTTGGCATCCCGGGGCACACCTTTGTAAAGCGTACCTTCGGCAACCTGCTGCTTTTCCTTTTTCAGCCTTCCAGGGGCTGTCTCAAACTCGATGAGGGGATTGAAGCTTTTGTCCTCGAAATTGAGCCAATTGCCTGACGCACCGGCTTTGGGGTCAGCTTCCTGGGTGGATAGAAGAAAAAGGCTGTCCGGGCTGACGCCGCGGTAGATGTTGTATTGGATGATCCTGTGTTCGCCGCCAAGGGGCTTCCATTTCAGTAAAACGCCGGAGCCGTCGTCGTGCGGCATGTCGAGGGCGAGAAACTCTTCTATCTGTGCTGCCCTGGTGTCACCGCCCGAGCAGGCGGTGAGGAGCAACGCTGCCGCCAAAAGCAGCAGCAGTCCAAGCTTTATGATTTTATTCATGCGTTCTTCCCATGGGCCTTGCCCACCGGTTCAAGTTAAAACTAACAAGGAGGGGAAGCCCGGTTAAGCTTCCCCCATGTTTATAAACGCTGATCCGGTCAGCCGGCGATGGCCTGTTTGATGGCCATGAAGACGTCATTTACCAGGAACTGGATACGTCCGATCAGAAGCGAAATACGAGCCATCACAGTGAGGCCGAAGGAAGCGCCGAAGCCCACCATCATGAACCATTTGCCGATGCTCACGAATTTTCCGTAAACCCCGGTGTGGGCTTTGGAAAAGAAGA
This sequence is a window from Candidatus Cloacimonadota bacterium. Protein-coding genes within it:
- a CDS encoding PLP-dependent transferase, with the translated sequence MNQKPRFETSLVHGGQKPDPLKAVVTPIYQTSTFAFENAQNGADCFAGESDGYIYTRLGNPTVRALEDAVAILEGGFGGIALASGMGAVTTIYMSFLSAGAHIVSTDAVYGASRSVLENHLSRFGVQASFVDTSDLTRVEAALRPNTRLLYVETPANPTITLTDISACAELCRERGIRLVVDNTFCSPYLQRPLELGADVVLHSVTKFINGHADVVGGVIVAKTAADHTLMYNVMTSLGPSMDPHQAFLVSRGLKTLSLRLERAQANATMIADYLEKHPAVAWVRYPGLASHPQRELALKQQSGPGAMISFGLKGGFEAGRILMDNVHLAALAVSLGGVETLIQHPASMTHAKVSAEAKLLAGITDDLVRYSVGIEAAEDLIADLDQALSRIPS
- a CDS encoding formylglycine-generating enzyme family protein: MKKLWNTIQGVFTIRGTVMKSFYSVIAMLLVAHLIYGQNNTNQQEIITQSSTTTSSDKISTSGKQIPGFIFVQGGSFTMGDTRGKGCEDELPTHIDTLNSFYIGKFEVTQKEFSKYMAPDIKPDTTWTIKYGLGANYPAYNVSWYAILKYCNLRSVKEELAPCYRIGGSTNPNDWGSIPTFKDSIWDAVICDWNANGYRLPTEAEWEYAARGATNEPDYLYSGSDKIEYVAWYLDNSEDTSHPVGEKKDNSIGIYDMSGNIWEWCWDRYSDSYYRSSPRNNPVGPSSGLSRVFRGGGWNYNASLCRVANRADGAPYESYIFVGFRVCRSAP